In one Mustela lutreola isolate mMusLut2 chromosome 8, mMusLut2.pri, whole genome shotgun sequence genomic region, the following are encoded:
- the BAMBI gene encoding BMP and activin membrane-bound inhibitor homolog isoform X2, with protein sequence MCKSELNACFSRLLDPQNTNSPLTHGCLDSLASTADLCQAKQARNHSGTAVPTLECCHEDMCNYRGLHDVLAPPKGEASGQGNRYQHDGGRNLITKVQELTSSKELWFRAAVIAVPIAGGLILVLLIMLALRMLRSENKRLQDQRQQMLSRLHYSFHGHHSKKGQVAKLDLECMVPVSGHENCCLTCDKMRQADLSNDKILSLVHWGMYSGHGKLEFV encoded by the exons ATGTGTAAATCCGAGCTGAACGCCTGCTTCTCGAGGCTTCTCGATCCTCAGAACACAAACTCCCCGCTCACCCATGGCTGCCTGGACTCTCTCGCAAGCACAGCAGACCTCTGCCAAGCCAAACAGGCCCGAAACCACTCTGGCACCGCCGTGCCCACATTGGAATGCTGTCACGAAGACATGTGCAATTACCGAGGGCTGCACGATGTGCTCGCCCCTCCCAAGGGGGAGGCCTCAG GACAAGGAAACCGCTATCAGCACGACGGCGGCAGGAACCTCATCACCAAAGTGCAGGAGCTGACTTCCTCCAAAGAGCTGTGGTTCCGGGCGGCCGTGATCGCCGTGCCCATCGCCGGCGGCCTCATTCTGGTGTTGCTGATCATGCTGGCCTTGAGGATGCTCCGGAGTGAGAACAAGAGACTGCAGGATCAGCGGCAGCAGATGCTGTCCCGTTTGCACTACAGCTTCCACGGACACCATTCCAAAAAGGGGCAGGTGGCCAAGTTAGACTTGGAGTGCATGGTGCCGGTGAGCGGCCACGAGAACTGCTGCCTGACCTGTGACAAGATGAGACAAGCGGACCTCAGCAA
- the BAMBI gene encoding BMP and activin membrane-bound inhibitor homolog isoform X1: MDRHSSYIFIWLQLELCAMAVLLTKGEIRCYCDAAHCVATGYMCKSELNACFSRLLDPQNTNSPLTHGCLDSLASTADLCQAKQARNHSGTAVPTLECCHEDMCNYRGLHDVLAPPKGEASGQGNRYQHDGGRNLITKVQELTSSKELWFRAAVIAVPIAGGLILVLLIMLALRMLRSENKRLQDQRQQMLSRLHYSFHGHHSKKGQVAKLDLECMVPVSGHENCCLTCDKMRQADLSNDKILSLVHWGMYSGHGKLEFV, encoded by the exons ATGGATCGCCATTCCAGCTACATCTTCATCTGGCTGCAGCTCGAACTCTGCGCCATGGCCGTGCTGCTCACCAAAG GTGAAATCAGATGCTACTGTGATGCTGCCCACTGCGTGGCAACCGGCTATATGTGTAAATCCGAGCTGAACGCCTGCTTCTCGAGGCTTCTCGATCCTCAGAACACAAACTCCCCGCTCACCCATGGCTGCCTGGACTCTCTCGCAAGCACAGCAGACCTCTGCCAAGCCAAACAGGCCCGAAACCACTCTGGCACCGCCGTGCCCACATTGGAATGCTGTCACGAAGACATGTGCAATTACCGAGGGCTGCACGATGTGCTCGCCCCTCCCAAGGGGGAGGCCTCAG GACAAGGAAACCGCTATCAGCACGACGGCGGCAGGAACCTCATCACCAAAGTGCAGGAGCTGACTTCCTCCAAAGAGCTGTGGTTCCGGGCGGCCGTGATCGCCGTGCCCATCGCCGGCGGCCTCATTCTGGTGTTGCTGATCATGCTGGCCTTGAGGATGCTCCGGAGTGAGAACAAGAGACTGCAGGATCAGCGGCAGCAGATGCTGTCCCGTTTGCACTACAGCTTCCACGGACACCATTCCAAAAAGGGGCAGGTGGCCAAGTTAGACTTGGAGTGCATGGTGCCGGTGAGCGGCCACGAGAACTGCTGCCTGACCTGTGACAAGATGAGACAAGCGGACCTCAGCAA